The DNA segment TTTCCGTCGGAGCCTCGGTGGCCGCCAACTGCCACCCCTGCCTGGAGTACCATACAGCCAGGGCCCGAGAAGTCGGCCTGACCGACCAGGAAATAAAAGCCGCCACAGAAGTCGGCAAAGCAGTAAAAGATGGCGCCGGCAAGTCGATGGAAAAGCTTA comes from the Sporomusaceae bacterium genome and includes:
- a CDS encoding carboxymuconolactone decarboxylase family protein, with the translated sequence MSLGAKTIAMISVGASVAANCHPCLEYHTARAREVGLTDQEIKAATEVGKAVKDGAGKSMEKLIAKLLAENPAPAQPGCGSGCGCAQ